Proteins from one Ficedula albicollis isolate OC2 chromosome 3, FicAlb1.5, whole genome shotgun sequence genomic window:
- the POPDC3 gene encoding popeye domain-containing protein 3 translates to MGENASFWESLIYAHPTCTTWKQEAEGSIYHLASIFFVVGFMGGSGFFGLLYVFSLLGLGFLCSSVWAWLDVCAADIFSWNFVLFAICFVQFVYVTYQVRSVAFDREFQELYSALFQPLGISLTVYRKIVLCCDAEVITLEKEHCYAMQGKTPIDKLSLLVSGRIRVTVDGEFLHYIFPLQFLDSPEWDSLRPTEEGIFQVTLTAETDCRYVAWRRKKLYLLFAKHRFISRLFSILIGSDIAEKLYALNDRVHVGQGFRYDIRLPNLYQAALAEGAPAPPCPIMYPFDKHLRQPSVKP, encoded by the exons ATGGGAGAAAATGCAAGTTTTTGGGAAAGTCTGATATATGCACATCCTACGTGTACCACCTGGAAGCAAGAGGCAGAGGGATCTATCTACCACCTTGccagtattttctttgttgtgGGCTTCATGGGTGGAAGTGGATTCTTTGGGCTCCTCTACGTCTTCAGCTTGCTTGGACTGggctttctctgctcttctgtttGGGCTTGGCTGGATGTGTGTGCTGCTGATATATTCTCCTGGAATTTTGTGCTGTTCGCTATATGCTTCGTCCAGTTCGTTTACGTTACCTACCAAGTCCGGAGTGTTGCCTTTGACAGAGAATTCCAGGAACTCTACAGTGCTCTCTTCCAGCCTCTGGGAATTTCCTTGACTGTGTACAGGAAGATTGTCTTGTGCTGTGATGCAGAGGTGATTACCCTGGAGAAGGAACATTGCTATGCCATGCAGGGCAAAACGCCTATTGACAAACTCTCCCTGCTTGTGTCAGGCAG GATCAGAGTGACAGTTGATGGGGAATTTCTGcattatatttttcctcttcaatttCTGGACTCTCCTGAATGGGATTCACTGAGGCCCACAGAAGAGGGAATTTTCCAG GTCACACTCACAGCAGAGACAGATTGCCGCTACGTGgcctggaggaggaagaagctgTACCTGCTGTTCGCTAAGCACCGCTTCATCTCCCGCCTGTTCTCCATTCTGATCGGGAGCGACATCGCCGAGAAACTGTACGCGCTGAACGACAGGGTGCACGTGGGGCAGGGCTTCAGGTACGACATCCGCCTGCCCAACTTGTACCAGGCGGCGCTGGCCGAGGGCGCCCCGGCGCCGCCGTGCCC GATCATGTACCCTTTTGATAAACATCTACGTCAACCATCTGTTAAACCTTga